Proteins co-encoded in one Ciconia boyciana chromosome 14, ASM3463844v1, whole genome shotgun sequence genomic window:
- the CABLES2 gene encoding CDK5 and ABL1 enzyme substrate 2 isoform X1, producing the protein MAAATACGSPPPRPPPPRKRGDSRRRQAALFFLNNISLDGRPPCPPAEKPPPPAGPGEGEEAAAEPAGAPPRLLSPPPACQPPPALLLPPGVPPLAATAGAKGEADPTRGGIFLPQLLLGGPLCPPPPAPPALPGMLAAAKPGAPGLLSPTQSAAGGGFALEAQRQRRRFISQRCSLDFLEDIVEYASVRRTKHISGSPRHKSLKKMHFIKNMRQYDTKNSRIVLICAKRTLCVAFSILPYGESLRISDLKMEGQKQRHPSGGVSVSTEMVLGLEGVELGADGKVVSYAKFLYPTNALVVRKADSHSAVPSCRASASRSLPGSRYKPVTAKTIPAGTDIGSEAGEATEYDPNLLDDPQWPCGKHKRVLIFASYMTTVIEYVKPSDLKKDMNETFREKFPHIKLTLSKIRSLKREMRNLSEECNLEPVTVSMAYVYFEKLVLQGKLNKQNRKLCAGACVLLAAKISSDLRKHEVKHLIDKLEERFRFNRRDLIGFEFTVLVALELALYLPENQVLPHYRRLTQQS; encoded by the exons ATGGCCGCGGCCACGGCGTGCGgctccccgcctccccgcccgccgccgccgcggaaGCGGGGCGACTCCCGGCGGCGGCAGGCCGCCCTCTTCTTCCTCAACAACATCTCCCTGGACGGCCGaccgccctgcccgcccgccgaGAaaccgccgccgcccgccggcccgggcgagggggaggaggcggcggcggaaCCGGCCGGAGCCCCCCCGCGCCTGTtgtccccgccgcccgcctgccagccgccgcccgccctgctgctgccgcccggcgTCCCCCCCCTCGCCGCCACCGCCGGAGCCAAGGGGGAGGCGGACCCCACCCGCGGGGGCATCTTCCTGccgcagctgctgctgggcggCCCGCtctgcccgccgcccccggcgccgcccgccctgccGGGGATGCTGGCGGCCGCCAAGCCGGGCGCCCCGGGGCTGCTGAGCCCCACGCagagcgcggcgggcggcggcttCGCGCTGGAGGCGCAGCGGCAGAG AAGGCGTTTTATCTCCCAGCGCTGCTCTCTAGACTTTTTAGAAGACATAGTGGAATATGCCAGTGTACGAAG AACCAAGCATATATCTGGGTCTCCGAGACACAAAAGTTTGAAGAAGATGCACTTCATCAAGAACATGAGGCAGTATGACACCAAGAACAGCAG AATAGTGTTAATCTGTGCTAAACGAACACTGTGTGTGGCTTTTTCTATCCTACCTTACGGGGAGAGTTTACGGATCAG TGATCTAAAAATGGAAGGACAGAAGCAACGACATCCTTCTGGGGGAGTTTCAGTCTCCACTGAGATGGTGCTTGGACTGGAAGGAGTAGAGCTGGGTGCTGATGGCAAG gTTGTGTCCTATGCAAAATTCTTGTATCCAACCAATGCCCTGGTTGTTCGCAAAGCTGACAGCCATAGTGCTGTTCCCTCATGTCGAGCTAGTGCTTCACGGAGTCTTCCTGGATCAAGATATAAACCTGTGACAGCAAAAACAATACCAGCAGGAACAGACATTG GAAGTGAAGCTGGGGAAGCCACAGAATATGATCCAAATCTTCTGGATGATCCTCAATGGCCCTGTGGAAAACATAAACGTGTTCTCATCTTTGCCTCTTACATG ACTACAGTCATAGAATATGTGAAACCCTCGGACCTTAAAAAGGATATGAATGAAACCTTTAGAGAGAAGTTTCCTCACATCAAGTTGACACTGAGCAAAATTAGGAG TTTAAAGAGAGAGATGCGGAACCTGAGTGAAGAGTGCAATCTGGAGCCGGTTACTGTCTCCATGGCTTATGTTTACTTTGAGAAGCTCGTCCTCCAAGGCAAACTCAACAAACAGAACCGCAAACTGTGTGCTGGTGCTTGCGTTCTGCTTGCAGCCAAGATCAGCAGTGATCTCAGGAAACACGAAGTTAAACACCTTATAGAC AAACTAGAAGAGAGATTCAGATTCAACAGAAGAGATCTCATTGGTTTTGAATTCACTGTCCTTGTAGCTTTGGAACTGGCTCTCTATCTTCCTGAAAACCAAGTTTTACCTCATTACAGACGGCTTACACAACAGTCTTAA
- the CABLES2 gene encoding CDK5 and ABL1 enzyme substrate 2 isoform X2, whose translation MAAATACGSPPPRPPPPRKRGDSRRRQAALFFLNNISLDGRPPCPPAEKPPPPAGPGEGEEAAAEPAGAPPRLLSPPPACQPPPALLLPPGVPPLAATAGAKGEADPTRGGIFLPQLLLGGPLCPPPPAPPALPGMLAAAKPGAPGLLSPTQSAAGGGFALEAQRQRTKHISGSPRHKSLKKMHFIKNMRQYDTKNSRIVLICAKRTLCVAFSILPYGESLRISDLKMEGQKQRHPSGGVSVSTEMVLGLEGVELGADGKVVSYAKFLYPTNALVVRKADSHSAVPSCRASASRSLPGSRYKPVTAKTIPAGTDIGSEAGEATEYDPNLLDDPQWPCGKHKRVLIFASYMTTVIEYVKPSDLKKDMNETFREKFPHIKLTLSKIRSLKREMRNLSEECNLEPVTVSMAYVYFEKLVLQGKLNKQNRKLCAGACVLLAAKISSDLRKHEVKHLIDKLEERFRFNRRDLIGFEFTVLVALELALYLPENQVLPHYRRLTQQS comes from the exons ATGGCCGCGGCCACGGCGTGCGgctccccgcctccccgcccgccgccgccgcggaaGCGGGGCGACTCCCGGCGGCGGCAGGCCGCCCTCTTCTTCCTCAACAACATCTCCCTGGACGGCCGaccgccctgcccgcccgccgaGAaaccgccgccgcccgccggcccgggcgagggggaggaggcggcggcggaaCCGGCCGGAGCCCCCCCGCGCCTGTtgtccccgccgcccgcctgccagccgccgcccgccctgctgctgccgcccggcgTCCCCCCCCTCGCCGCCACCGCCGGAGCCAAGGGGGAGGCGGACCCCACCCGCGGGGGCATCTTCCTGccgcagctgctgctgggcggCCCGCtctgcccgccgcccccggcgccgcccgccctgccGGGGATGCTGGCGGCCGCCAAGCCGGGCGCCCCGGGGCTGCTGAGCCCCACGCagagcgcggcgggcggcggcttCGCGCTGGAGGCGCAGCGGCAGAG AACCAAGCATATATCTGGGTCTCCGAGACACAAAAGTTTGAAGAAGATGCACTTCATCAAGAACATGAGGCAGTATGACACCAAGAACAGCAG AATAGTGTTAATCTGTGCTAAACGAACACTGTGTGTGGCTTTTTCTATCCTACCTTACGGGGAGAGTTTACGGATCAG TGATCTAAAAATGGAAGGACAGAAGCAACGACATCCTTCTGGGGGAGTTTCAGTCTCCACTGAGATGGTGCTTGGACTGGAAGGAGTAGAGCTGGGTGCTGATGGCAAG gTTGTGTCCTATGCAAAATTCTTGTATCCAACCAATGCCCTGGTTGTTCGCAAAGCTGACAGCCATAGTGCTGTTCCCTCATGTCGAGCTAGTGCTTCACGGAGTCTTCCTGGATCAAGATATAAACCTGTGACAGCAAAAACAATACCAGCAGGAACAGACATTG GAAGTGAAGCTGGGGAAGCCACAGAATATGATCCAAATCTTCTGGATGATCCTCAATGGCCCTGTGGAAAACATAAACGTGTTCTCATCTTTGCCTCTTACATG ACTACAGTCATAGAATATGTGAAACCCTCGGACCTTAAAAAGGATATGAATGAAACCTTTAGAGAGAAGTTTCCTCACATCAAGTTGACACTGAGCAAAATTAGGAG TTTAAAGAGAGAGATGCGGAACCTGAGTGAAGAGTGCAATCTGGAGCCGGTTACTGTCTCCATGGCTTATGTTTACTTTGAGAAGCTCGTCCTCCAAGGCAAACTCAACAAACAGAACCGCAAACTGTGTGCTGGTGCTTGCGTTCTGCTTGCAGCCAAGATCAGCAGTGATCTCAGGAAACACGAAGTTAAACACCTTATAGAC AAACTAGAAGAGAGATTCAGATTCAACAGAAGAGATCTCATTGGTTTTGAATTCACTGTCCTTGTAGCTTTGGAACTGGCTCTCTATCTTCCTGAAAACCAAGTTTTACCTCATTACAGACGGCTTACACAACAGTCTTAA